The Streptomyces sp. NBC_00691 genome has a segment encoding these proteins:
- a CDS encoding glycoside hydrolase family 31 protein has translation MDGRELVRSMKVFGSVRGLRTVRAAWRQRRTDAWGLPPRGAERARVPGLATGAEAAPGGGTVRFARSSLRIRVTAGGTVFWGWDGAEPLPSYALAGDAPEPDPRASLEPDTDGGWRIVSERVTVAVSRHGAVEIRTPGGVMLRRDLPPRWWEPVAQPTPADARQDSSERSASPRAGSAAGAAPASGAARWVQRSEVPADARFFGLGGRSAGPRLRDGSYRLWNTDPKGSFGPGDDPLYLTMPVQFVVSDAGTHLAFHDNSWDGRVTLAEGEEGAGSGHDRPGTSEVRMGGGPLRCWVVVGTPARVLHGWAALTGAPALPPDWALGPQHARWGFGSEREVRRIVAGYRERGLPLSAVHLDIDHYDGHRVFTVDRERFPDLPGLAKELREQGVRLVSIVDPAVKVEPGNPVYDGGRAAGAFVRDARGNEVHGVVWPGECAYPDFTDPAVREWWGGLYEERLGQGFAGVWHDMNEPVSFTPFGDMTLPRSARHDLDGRGGDHREAHNVYGLTMARAGYEGLRRLRPDERPFLFSRSGWAGMQRYGGTWSGDVSTGWPGLRASLALVLGLGLCGVPYSGPDVGGFDGSPSPELFLRWYQLGAWLPLFRTHAAIGAGRREPWEFGPEVLEHAREALAERERLRPYFTTLARLARMTGAPYVRPLWWGTPEDRVLRDCEDAFLLGDALLVAPVLTGGADRRAVRLPRGRWYDTATGQAYEGPGQVLLDAPLSRVPVLARAGAVLAVRGDDGEPALEVWAPAAGRTGGGLVVRDAGDGWETAEIERYQSRLVDGRVVVERVTDDGVEEAELPVRVRGV, from the coding sequence ATGGACGGTCGTGAACTGGTGCGTTCGATGAAGGTGTTCGGCTCGGTGCGGGGGTTGCGGACGGTACGGGCGGCGTGGCGGCAGCGTCGTACGGATGCGTGGGGGTTGCCGCCCAGGGGTGCGGAGCGGGCCCGGGTCCCGGGCCTGGCGACGGGTGCGGAGGCGGCGCCCGGTGGGGGGACCGTCCGGTTCGCGCGGTCCTCGTTGCGGATCCGCGTGACGGCGGGCGGCACCGTGTTCTGGGGGTGGGACGGGGCCGAGCCGCTTCCGTCGTACGCGCTGGCCGGTGACGCGCCGGAGCCGGATCCGCGGGCCTCCCTGGAGCCGGACACGGACGGCGGCTGGCGGATCGTGTCGGAGCGGGTGACGGTGGCGGTGTCCCGGCACGGTGCGGTGGAGATCCGGACGCCGGGCGGGGTGATGCTGCGCCGTGATCTGCCGCCGCGCTGGTGGGAGCCGGTGGCACAGCCCACTCCTGCGGATGCGAGGCAGGACTCCTCGGAGAGGTCGGCTTCTCCGCGTGCCGGGTCGGCGGCCGGCGCGGCCCCGGCCAGTGGGGCGGCGCGCTGGGTGCAGCGCAGTGAGGTGCCGGCGGACGCGCGGTTCTTCGGGCTGGGCGGCCGCTCGGCGGGACCGCGGCTCCGGGACGGCTCGTACCGCCTCTGGAACACCGACCCCAAGGGGAGCTTCGGTCCCGGCGACGATCCGCTCTACCTCACCATGCCCGTGCAGTTCGTCGTCTCGGACGCGGGGACGCACCTGGCCTTCCACGACAACTCCTGGGACGGCCGGGTCACCCTCGCCGAAGGGGAGGAGGGCGCGGGGTCCGGGCACGACCGGCCGGGGACCAGCGAGGTCCGGATGGGCGGCGGTCCGCTGCGCTGCTGGGTGGTGGTCGGCACCCCCGCGCGCGTGCTCCACGGCTGGGCGGCGCTCACCGGAGCGCCCGCGCTGCCGCCGGACTGGGCGCTCGGACCGCAGCACGCGCGCTGGGGCTTCGGCAGCGAGCGCGAGGTGCGGCGGATCGTGGCCGGATACCGGGAGCGGGGGCTCCCGCTGTCCGCCGTCCACCTGGACATCGACCACTACGACGGGCACCGGGTGTTCACCGTGGACCGGGAGCGATTCCCCGATCTGCCGGGGCTCGCGAAGGAGCTGCGGGAGCAGGGCGTGCGGCTCGTGTCGATCGTGGACCCCGCGGTGAAGGTCGAACCGGGGAACCCGGTCTACGACGGCGGGCGGGCGGCCGGGGCCTTCGTGCGGGACGCGCGGGGCAACGAGGTCCACGGGGTGGTGTGGCCGGGCGAGTGCGCCTACCCGGACTTCACCGATCCGGCGGTACGGGAGTGGTGGGGCGGGCTGTACGAGGAGCGGCTCGGGCAGGGCTTCGCCGGGGTGTGGCACGACATGAACGAGCCGGTCTCCTTCACGCCCTTCGGCGACATGACGCTGCCGCGCTCGGCACGGCACGACCTGGACGGACGGGGCGGCGACCACCGAGAGGCGCACAACGTGTACGGCCTGACGATGGCGCGGGCCGGGTACGAGGGTCTGCGCCGGCTGCGTCCCGACGAGCGGCCCTTCCTCTTCTCGCGTTCCGGCTGGGCGGGGATGCAGCGGTACGGGGGCACCTGGTCGGGCGATGTGTCGACCGGGTGGCCGGGGCTGCGGGCCTCGCTCGCCCTGGTCCTGGGGCTCGGACTGTGCGGGGTGCCGTACTCGGGCCCCGACGTGGGCGGTTTCGACGGCAGTCCGTCGCCGGAGCTGTTCCTGCGCTGGTACCAGCTGGGGGCGTGGCTGCCGCTGTTCCGCACCCACGCGGCGATCGGGGCGGGGCGGCGCGAACCGTGGGAGTTCGGTCCGGAGGTCCTGGAGCACGCGCGCGAGGCACTGGCCGAACGGGAGCGGCTGCGGCCGTACTTCACGACCCTGGCGCGGCTCGCCCGGATGACGGGCGCACCGTACGTACGCCCGCTGTGGTGGGGGACGCCCGAGGACCGGGTGCTGCGCGACTGCGAGGACGCGTTCCTGCTCGGCGACGCGCTGCTGGTGGCGCCGGTCCTCACCGGGGGCGCCGACCGGCGGGCGGTGCGGCTGCCGCGCGGACGCTGGTACGACACGGCGACGGGGCAGGCGTACGAGGGTCCCGGGCAGGTGCTGCTCGACGCACCGCTCTCCCGGGTGCCGGTCCTGGCGCGGGCGGGTGCGGTGCTCGCGGTACGGGGCGACGACGGCGAACCGGCCCTGGAGGTGTGGGCGCCCGCCGCCGGACGGACGGGCGGCGGGCTCGTCGTCCGGGACGCGGGGGACGGCTGGGAGACGGCCGAGATCGAGCGGTACCAGTCGCGGCTCGTGGACGGCCGGGTGGTCGTGGAGCGGGTGACGGACGACGGGGTGGAGGAGGCGGAGTTGCCGGTGCGGGTGCGGGGGGTGTGA
- a CDS encoding NUDIX domain-containing protein, producing MIAYGRPVKDSHCTFCGAAHRADAGWPRTCPACGQTAYRNPLPVAVALLPVTDGTDTGLVVITRTIEPARGGVALPGGFIDHGEDWRAAVARELREETGIVAVAEEVRLADALSSPAGHLLLFGILPPRPAAALPPSVLTDETSGHHVLHAPGELAFPLHTEAVRKWFAGEYG from the coding sequence GTGATCGCATACGGTCGGCCCGTGAAGGACTCCCACTGCACGTTCTGCGGCGCCGCCCACCGGGCCGACGCCGGCTGGCCCCGCACCTGCCCGGCCTGCGGTCAGACCGCCTACCGCAACCCGCTGCCCGTCGCCGTCGCCCTGCTCCCGGTCACGGACGGAACGGACACGGGCCTCGTCGTCATCACCCGCACCATCGAACCGGCGCGCGGCGGGGTCGCCCTGCCCGGCGGCTTCATCGACCACGGCGAGGACTGGCGCGCCGCCGTGGCCCGCGAACTGCGGGAGGAGACGGGGATCGTGGCCGTCGCCGAGGAGGTGCGCCTCGCCGACGCGCTGAGCTCCCCGGCCGGCCACCTCCTCCTCTTCGGCATCCTCCCGCCCCGCCCGGCGGCCGCGCTCCCGCCCTCGGTCCTCACCGACGAGACGAGCGGCCACCACGTGCTCCACGCACCCGGGGAACTCGCCTTCCCCCTCCACACGGAGGCGGTACGGAAATGGTTCGCGGGGGAGTACGGCTGA
- a CDS encoding M15 family metallopeptidase yields the protein MTGLASALRTLAVAAAAGLLAVTGAVAAPAPPASAAPEPKAPREFVALDSVDRTIIQEMRYTTAHNFVGEPVDGYRQPLCILTRPAAEALHRAQTRLLARGYTLKVYDCYRPQRAVDHFVRWAKDLADERMKGEFYPLVDKSRLFEDGYIAAKSGHSRGSTVDLTIVRLPAAPTRAYVPGERLTKCYAPRVERFPDNSVDMGTGYDCFDTLSHTDDPRIQGAQRAHRQLLGSALAEQGFVNLHEEWWHFTFKPEPFPSTFFDFPVARRSVAGH from the coding sequence ATGACAGGACTCGCTTCCGCTCTACGTACCCTCGCCGTCGCGGCCGCGGCCGGACTGCTCGCCGTCACCGGCGCCGTCGCGGCTCCCGCTCCCCCGGCGTCCGCCGCGCCGGAACCCAAGGCGCCACGGGAGTTCGTGGCTCTCGACTCGGTGGACCGGACGATCATCCAGGAGATGCGCTACACGACGGCGCACAACTTCGTGGGCGAGCCGGTGGACGGCTACCGGCAGCCGCTCTGCATCCTGACCCGGCCGGCCGCCGAGGCCCTGCACCGCGCGCAGACGCGGCTCCTCGCGCGCGGCTACACGCTCAAGGTGTACGACTGCTACCGGCCGCAGCGGGCCGTCGACCACTTCGTGCGCTGGGCGAAGGACCTGGCGGACGAGCGGATGAAGGGGGAGTTCTATCCGCTCGTCGACAAGTCGAGGCTGTTCGAGGACGGCTACATCGCGGCGAAGTCCGGGCACAGCCGGGGCTCGACCGTGGATCTGACGATCGTCCGGCTTCCGGCGGCGCCCACGCGCGCGTACGTGCCCGGCGAGCGGCTGACGAAGTGCTACGCACCGCGCGTGGAGCGGTTCCCCGACAACTCCGTGGACATGGGGACCGGGTACGACTGCTTCGACACGCTCTCGCACACCGACGACCCCCGGATACAGGGCGCGCAGCGGGCCCACCGGCAGCTGCTCGGGAGCGCGCTCGCCGAGCAGGGCTTCGTGAACCTGCATGAGGAGTGGTGGCACTTCACCTTCAAGCCGGAGCCGTTCCCGAGTACGTTCTTCGACTTCCCGGTGGCACGGAGGTCGGTGGCCGGTCACTGA
- a CDS encoding Zn-ribbon domain-containing OB-fold protein, with protein sequence MARTRTPVVAGWFTDDTVPEAEFRLLGTRCTACASVFFPRADDGCRNPVCPGGGDLAEFPLSPRGRVWSYTDGRYRPPAPYVSDPDAPWEPYTLVAVELAAEAMVVLGQAAPGVTTADLAIGTEVEVVPGVLDEDDEHIWTTWNWRPVAAEERS encoded by the coding sequence ATGGCACGGACACGCACACCGGTGGTGGCCGGATGGTTCACCGACGACACCGTGCCGGAGGCGGAGTTCCGGCTGCTCGGGACCCGGTGCACGGCCTGCGCCTCGGTCTTCTTCCCGCGCGCGGACGACGGCTGCCGCAACCCGGTCTGTCCCGGCGGCGGGGACCTCGCCGAGTTCCCGCTCTCCCCGCGCGGCCGGGTCTGGTCGTACACCGACGGGCGATACCGTCCGCCCGCCCCGTACGTCTCCGATCCGGACGCGCCCTGGGAGCCGTACACCCTCGTCGCCGTCGAGCTGGCGGCCGAGGCGATGGTCGTGCTCGGGCAGGCCGCGCCGGGGGTGACGACGGCCGATCTGGCCATCGGGACGGAGGTCGAGGTGGTGCCCGGGGTCCTCGACGAGGACGACGAGCACATCTGGACCACCTGGAACTGGCGGCCCGTCGCAGCGGAGGAGCGGTCGTGA
- a CDS encoding lipid-transfer protein gives MNDIAVIGAGMHPWGKWGRNFISYGTAAARAALADAGLDWSDVGSVVGANTMRCGYPGYVSGATFAQALGWQGARVASVYAACASGAQAIGTARAQILAGLADVVLVVGADATPKGFLAPAGGERPDDPDWLRFRVLGATNPAYFALYARRRMALYGDTTEDFAQVKVKNAAAGALNPLARYRARVSAEQVAASAVVADPLRLLDICATSDGGAALVLSSMEFARGHGHPDPVRVRAVSTVSPTYPKAVLDLPDIATDSAVAAAPAAHSFRASIARAAYEEAGIGPEDLSLAEVYDLSTALELEWYEDIGLCAAGEGAKLLREGATALGGRVPVNTSGGLASFGEAVPAQAIAQVCELTWQLRGTAGDRQVPGARVGITANQGLFGHGSAVVAVR, from the coding sequence GTGAACGACATCGCCGTCATAGGGGCGGGAATGCACCCCTGGGGCAAGTGGGGACGCAACTTCATCAGTTACGGAACGGCCGCCGCCCGCGCCGCGCTCGCCGACGCCGGTCTGGACTGGTCGGACGTCGGCTCCGTCGTCGGCGCGAACACCATGCGATGCGGATACCCGGGGTACGTGTCCGGGGCGACGTTCGCGCAGGCCCTCGGGTGGCAGGGCGCGCGGGTCGCCAGCGTGTACGCAGCCTGCGCCTCGGGCGCCCAGGCGATCGGGACCGCGCGGGCCCAGATCCTCGCCGGACTCGCGGACGTCGTCCTGGTCGTCGGCGCGGACGCGACGCCCAAGGGCTTCCTCGCCCCGGCCGGCGGCGAGCGCCCCGACGACCCGGACTGGCTGCGCTTCCGGGTGCTCGGGGCCACCAACCCCGCGTACTTCGCGCTCTACGCCCGCCGCAGGATGGCGCTGTACGGGGACACGACCGAGGACTTCGCCCAGGTGAAGGTGAAGAACGCGGCGGCCGGCGCGCTCAACCCGCTGGCCCGATACCGCGCGCGCGTGAGCGCCGAACAGGTCGCCGCCTCGGCCGTCGTCGCCGACCCGCTGCGGCTCCTCGACATCTGCGCCACCTCGGACGGGGGCGCCGCGCTCGTGCTGTCCAGCATGGAGTTCGCACGCGGCCACGGACATCCCGACCCGGTGCGGGTCCGGGCCGTGTCGACGGTCTCCCCCACCTACCCCAAGGCGGTGCTCGACCTCCCGGACATCGCGACCGACTCGGCGGTGGCCGCCGCGCCGGCCGCGCACTCCTTCCGCGCCTCCATCGCGCGTGCCGCCTACGAGGAGGCGGGGATCGGGCCCGAGGACCTGTCCCTCGCGGAGGTCTACGACCTGTCCACCGCGCTGGAACTGGAGTGGTACGAGGACATCGGGCTGTGCGCGGCCGGCGAGGGCGCCAAGCTGCTGCGGGAGGGGGCGACCGCGCTCGGCGGACGCGTACCCGTCAACACCAGTGGCGGGCTGGCCTCGTTCGGGGAAGCCGTGCCCGCCCAGGCGATCGCCCAGGTCTGCGAGCTGACGTGGCAGCTGCGGGGCACGGCCGGTGACCGGCAGGTGCCGGGGGCACGGGTCGGCATCACCGCGAACCAGGGGCTGTTCGGGCACGGGTCGGCGGTGGTGGCGGTGCGCTGA
- a CDS encoding GTP-binding protein: MAFGRSSRKKPYVEPVTLKILVAGGFGVGKTTLVGAVSEIRPLRTEEILSEAGRPVDDLHGVETKTTTTVAMDFGRITLREDLVLYLFGTPGQDRFWFLWDELAQGALGAVVLADTRRLEDSFAAIDYFERRGIPFTVAVNCFEGARRFPAESVRGALDLDPEVELLMCDARDRESVKNVLVAVVEHALVLADRSHATVAP; encoded by the coding sequence ATGGCCTTCGGGCGCTCTAGCCGCAAGAAGCCGTACGTCGAGCCGGTGACCCTGAAGATCCTCGTCGCGGGCGGGTTCGGGGTCGGCAAGACGACGCTGGTGGGCGCGGTCAGCGAGATCAGGCCCCTGCGGACCGAGGAGATCCTCAGCGAGGCGGGGCGGCCCGTCGACGACCTGCACGGGGTCGAGACCAAGACGACCACGACGGTCGCCATGGACTTCGGGCGGATCACCCTGCGCGAGGACCTCGTCCTGTACCTGTTCGGCACCCCCGGACAGGACCGCTTCTGGTTCCTCTGGGACGAGCTGGCGCAGGGCGCGCTCGGCGCGGTCGTCCTGGCCGACACCCGCCGGCTGGAGGACAGCTTCGCGGCCATCGACTACTTCGAGCGGCGCGGCATCCCGTTCACGGTGGCCGTCAACTGCTTCGAGGGCGCCCGGCGGTTCCCCGCGGAGAGCGTGCGCGGGGCGCTGGACCTGGACCCGGAGGTCGAGCTGCTGATGTGCGACGCCCGGGACCGTGAGTCCGTGAAGAACGTCCTCGTCGCCGTGGTCGAGCACGCGCTCGTCCTCGCGGACCGGAGCCACGCGACGGTCGCTCCCTGA
- a CDS encoding DUF742 domain-containing protein, with protein sequence MSDAAERNQLNRPTEQDQSATPAQHHWFDDEAGPVVRPYAMTRGRTSAATRHRLDLIAVVVPEPAADDPGRDQTLSPEHVEIVERCSEQPQSIAELAAGLDLPVGVVRVLVGDLVEDELVHVTRPVPPAELPDVSILREVINGLRAL encoded by the coding sequence ATGAGCGACGCAGCCGAGCGGAACCAGCTGAACCGGCCCACGGAGCAGGACCAGAGCGCCACCCCGGCCCAGCACCACTGGTTCGACGACGAGGCCGGGCCGGTGGTCCGTCCGTACGCGATGACCCGCGGCCGGACGAGCGCCGCCACCCGCCACCGCCTCGACCTGATCGCGGTGGTCGTGCCCGAACCCGCCGCCGACGACCCCGGCCGGGACCAGACGCTCTCCCCCGAGCACGTGGAGATCGTCGAACGCTGCTCCGAGCAGCCCCAGTCGATCGCCGAGCTCGCCGCAGGACTCGACCTCCCCGTCGGGGTGGTCCGGGTGCTCGTCGGCGACCTCGTCGAGGACGAACTCGTCCATGTGACCCGCCCCGTTCCGCCGGCCGAGCTGCCGGATGTGAGCATTCTCCGCGAGGTGATCAATGGCCTTCGGGCGCTCTAG
- a CDS encoding roadblock/LC7 domain-containing protein, translated as MTAPNAAASSTTSGNGNGELNWLLDELVQRVASIRKALVLSSDGLPTGASQDLTREDGEHLAAVASGFHSLAKGVGRHFEAGRVRQTVVELEDAFLFVTAAGDGSCLAVLADADSDVGQVAYEMTLMVKRVGAHLATAPRTGLPAGG; from the coding sequence ATGACCGCACCGAACGCCGCAGCATCCAGCACCACCTCCGGCAACGGAAACGGCGAGCTGAACTGGCTGCTCGACGAGCTCGTGCAGCGCGTCGCGTCCATCCGGAAGGCCCTGGTGCTCTCCAGCGACGGCCTCCCCACCGGCGCGTCCCAGGACCTGACCCGGGAGGACGGCGAGCACCTGGCCGCCGTGGCCTCCGGCTTCCACAGCCTCGCCAAGGGCGTCGGACGGCACTTCGAGGCGGGCAGGGTTCGCCAGACGGTCGTCGAACTGGAGGACGCCTTCCTCTTCGTCACGGCCGCCGGTGACGGCAGCTGCCTGGCCGTGCTCGCCGACGCGGACTCCGACGTCGGCCAGGTCGCCTACGAGATGACGCTGATGGTGAAGCGGGTCGGGGCCCACCTCGCGACGGCGCCCCGGACCGGTCTGCCCGCGGGAGGGTGA
- a CDS encoding sensor histidine kinase: MRFRGKSIRRKIVALLLVPLVSLTCLWGFATVLTGREADQLLDVGYIVDKVGYPLEDTARVIQLERRQSLIYLADPRGSDALGSLDETRRATDRQIARIRANAADPGVREEMRPVTAQRLTSLLEALEGIASLRRSVEKRDIGRMQALEFYNRLVDPCYAFLITLHALESVEMDKQGRALVGVTRARELLSREDALVLSALVADRVTAQEIRAISDLVANREQFYEVNLELLPAAERDRFEKYWRSPDSQPLRTAENAIIEQGPTDNPRAVTPAYWQDNASPVLDDLARENTAAGDRYQDRVQPAAYSVLLKAGVAGVLGFLALLASIVISVRIGRDLVRDLRRLQKEAQEVSGVRLPSVMRRLAAGEQVDIVTEVPHLGYGQDEVGQVGQALNTLQRAAVEAAVKQSELRRGVSEVFVNLARRNQVLLHRQLTLLDTMERRTEDTDELADLFRLDHLTTRMRRHAEGLVILSGAAPSRQWRKPVQLMDVVRAAVAEVEDYERIEVRRLPRLGVGGPAVADLTHLIAELLENATVFSPPHTAVQVLGERVANGFTLEIHDRGLGMNPDALLDANLRLAETPEFELSDTDRLGLFVVSRLAQRQNVRVSLQTSPYGGTTAVVFIPAALLTDAPETQGAGFRLDRKTLERPGPADEGVLPSRRPALARVPDVTDATGPLDGPVELEGPLGSEEFDVLLDGAADLLDTESERGGLFRPRGRRRAGLAPAGEQLQQATDRTGGRNEEEKPADAGVLGPVPLPRRRTPTLVVDHGRRLDEPNRGRGVDEPDRGRGIEGPDRGRGADGTDRAHALPDLEPPLNGRAHPVHGRVTEGSGATDGPGGADHHAYGTGQDERPVPPGGTGRPVPPRGTGRQHGLPLAPRGTGPTLVPVPPEGPVPPASPEPFGGLPRRVRQASLAPQLRATDGPAERRTGDRADAGASGGAVPAEADSFERDAEEVRARMAAMQSGWQRGRQQNADPDDPTAPGTTPEGDGR, from the coding sequence ATGCGCTTTCGCGGGAAGTCCATCCGCCGGAAGATCGTGGCGTTGCTGCTCGTACCACTCGTCTCGCTGACGTGCCTGTGGGGTTTCGCCACGGTCCTCACCGGACGCGAGGCCGACCAGCTCCTCGACGTCGGCTACATCGTCGACAAGGTCGGCTACCCCCTCGAGGACACCGCCCGTGTCATCCAGCTCGAACGGCGTCAGTCCCTCATCTATCTCGCCGACCCCCGGGGCTCCGACGCACTCGGCTCCCTCGACGAGACCCGCCGGGCGACCGACCGCCAGATCGCCCGCATCCGCGCCAACGCCGCCGACCCCGGCGTACGCGAGGAGATGCGTCCCGTCACCGCCCAGCGGCTCACCTCCCTCCTCGAAGCACTCGAAGGCATCGCCTCGCTGCGCCGCTCGGTGGAGAAACGTGACATCGGCCGCATGCAGGCCCTCGAGTTCTACAACCGGCTCGTCGACCCCTGCTACGCCTTCCTCATCACCCTCCACGCCCTCGAGAGCGTGGAGATGGACAAGCAGGGCCGCGCCCTCGTCGGCGTCACCCGCGCGCGTGAGCTGCTCTCCCGCGAGGACGCGCTCGTCCTCTCCGCGCTCGTCGCGGACCGGGTCACCGCCCAGGAGATCCGCGCGATATCCGACCTCGTCGCCAACCGTGAGCAGTTCTACGAGGTGAACCTCGAACTCCTGCCCGCCGCCGAGCGCGACCGCTTCGAGAAGTACTGGCGCAGCCCCGACAGCCAGCCGCTGCGCACCGCCGAGAACGCGATCATCGAGCAGGGCCCCACCGACAACCCGCGCGCCGTCACCCCCGCCTACTGGCAGGACAACGCCAGCCCCGTCCTCGACGACCTGGCCAGGGAGAACACCGCGGCCGGCGACCGCTACCAGGACCGCGTCCAGCCCGCGGCGTACAGCGTCCTCCTCAAGGCCGGCGTCGCCGGAGTCCTCGGCTTCCTCGCCCTGCTCGCCTCGATCGTCATCTCCGTCCGCATCGGCCGCGACCTCGTCCGCGACCTGCGCCGCCTCCAGAAGGAGGCCCAGGAGGTCTCCGGTGTCCGCCTGCCCAGCGTGATGCGCAGGCTCGCCGCCGGCGAACAGGTCGACATCGTCACCGAAGTCCCCCACCTGGGATACGGGCAGGACGAGGTCGGCCAGGTCGGCCAGGCCCTCAACACCCTCCAGCGCGCCGCCGTCGAGGCCGCCGTGAAACAGTCCGAGCTGCGGCGCGGCGTCTCCGAGGTGTTCGTCAACCTCGCCCGCCGCAACCAGGTCCTCCTGCACCGCCAGCTCACCCTCCTCGACACCATGGAACGGCGCACCGAGGACACCGACGAACTCGCCGACCTCTTCCGGCTCGACCACCTCACCACCCGCATGCGACGGCACGCCGAGGGCCTCGTCATCCTCTCCGGCGCCGCGCCCTCCCGACAGTGGCGCAAGCCCGTCCAGCTCATGGACGTGGTCCGCGCCGCCGTCGCCGAGGTCGAGGACTACGAACGCATCGAGGTCCGCCGACTCCCGCGCCTCGGCGTGGGCGGCCCCGCCGTCGCGGACCTCACCCACCTCATCGCCGAACTCCTCGAGAACGCCACGGTGTTCTCGCCCCCGCACACGGCCGTCCAGGTGCTCGGCGAGCGGGTCGCCAACGGCTTCACGCTGGAGATCCACGACCGCGGCCTCGGAATGAACCCCGACGCCCTCCTCGACGCCAACCTCCGGCTCGCGGAGACCCCCGAGTTCGAGCTCTCGGACACCGACCGGCTCGGCCTCTTCGTGGTCAGCCGGCTCGCCCAGCGCCAGAACGTCCGGGTCTCGCTCCAGACCTCCCCGTACGGCGGTACCACCGCGGTCGTCTTCATCCCGGCCGCGCTGCTCACCGACGCGCCGGAGACCCAGGGCGCCGGCTTCCGGCTGGACCGCAAGACCCTGGAGCGCCCCGGGCCCGCCGACGAGGGCGTCCTGCCCAGCCGCCGCCCGGCGCTCGCCCGCGTCCCGGACGTGACCGACGCGACGGGCCCGCTCGACGGACCCGTCGAGCTGGAGGGACCCCTCGGCAGCGAGGAGTTCGACGTGCTCCTCGACGGCGCGGCGGATCTCCTCGACACCGAGAGCGAGCGCGGCGGCCTCTTCCGGCCCCGCGGCCGGCGCCGCGCCGGGCTCGCGCCCGCGGGCGAGCAGCTCCAGCAGGCCACCGACCGGACGGGCGGACGCAACGAGGAGGAGAAGCCCGCCGACGCGGGCGTCCTCGGCCCCGTACCGCTGCCGCGCCGCCGCACCCCGACGCTCGTCGTGGACCACGGCCGCCGCCTCGACGAGCCGAACCGCGGCCGTGGTGTGGACGAGCCCGACCGCGGCCGGGGCATCGAAGGACCGGACCGCGGCCGGGGTGCCGACGGGACCGACCGGGCCCACGCGCTCCCCGACCTGGAGCCGCCCCTCAACGGCCGGGCGCATCCCGTCCACGGCCGGGTGACCGAGGGCTCAGGGGCGACGGACGGCCCCGGCGGCGCCGACCACCACGCCTACGGCACCGGGCAGGACGAGCGGCCGGTACCCCCCGGCGGAACCGGCCGGCCCGTACCCCCGCGCGGCACCGGCCGGCAGCACGGTCTGCCCCTCGCCCCGCGCGGAACCGGCCCCACCCTCGTCCCCGTACCACCGGAGGGTCCCGTGCCGCCGGCGAGCCCCGAGCCGTTCGGCGGACTGCCCCGCCGCGTCCGCCAGGCCAGCCTCGCGCCCCAGCTGCGCGCGACCGACGGCCCGGCCGAACGCCGTACGGGCGACCGCGCCGACGCCGGTGCGAGCGGCGGCGCCGTACCCGCGGAGGCCGACTCCTTCGAGCGTGACGCCGAGGAGGTACGCGCGCGCATGGCCGCCATGCAGAGCGGCTGGCAGCGCGGACGACAGCAGAACGCCGACCCTGACGACCCGACAGCACCTGGAACGACACCCGAGGGGGACGGTCGATGA
- a CDS encoding GntR family transcriptional regulator codes for MAASESGDLTDDRVLLGRASTAERVADILRTRVAEGCFPPGTRLSEESIGGALGVSRNTLREAFRLLTHERLLVHELNRGVFVRVLAVDDVDDIYRTRRLVECAVVRGLGQPPYALGALAAAVVAGETAARAGDWQDVSTANIHFHRELVALAGSARTDELMRGVLAELRLAFHVVDDPRALHEPYLAWNREILDALRAGERTTAERLLVRYLDGSRTRVAAAYAKAVVTPAGPPD; via the coding sequence GTGGCAGCGAGCGAATCCGGGGACCTGACCGACGACCGCGTGCTGCTGGGGCGCGCGAGCACGGCGGAGCGGGTCGCGGACATCCTGCGCACCCGGGTCGCCGAGGGCTGCTTCCCGCCCGGCACGCGGCTCTCCGAGGAGAGCATCGGAGGCGCGCTCGGTGTGTCCCGCAACACTCTGCGGGAGGCCTTCCGGCTCCTCACCCACGAGCGGCTCCTCGTCCACGAGCTCAACCGCGGGGTCTTCGTCCGGGTCCTCGCGGTCGACGACGTGGACGACATCTACCGCACCCGCCGGCTCGTCGAGTGCGCCGTCGTACGCGGCCTCGGACAGCCCCCGTACGCCCTCGGCGCGCTCGCCGCAGCCGTGGTGGCGGGCGAGACCGCCGCCCGCGCGGGCGACTGGCAGGACGTCTCCACGGCCAACATCCACTTCCACCGCGAACTCGTCGCCCTCGCGGGCAGCGCCCGCACCGACGAGCTGATGCGGGGCGTCCTCGCCGAACTCCGTCTCGCGTTCCACGTCGTCGACGACCCGCGTGCGCTGCACGAGCCGTACCTGGCCTGGAACCGCGAGATCCTGGACGCCCTGCGAGCCGGTGAGCGGACCACGGCCGAAAGGCTCCTCGTCCGCTACCTCGACGGCTCCCGCACCCGCGTCGCCGCCGCGTACGCGAAGGCCGTCGTCACCCCGGCCGGACCGCCGGACTGA